One part of the candidate division WOR-3 bacterium genome encodes these proteins:
- a CDS encoding PEGA domain-containing protein: MAEFTRLFKYLQTKVCHYKSYEKILLKLKKPFYKVGKKSVLTALDILYNVYILIIWGLISKKVGVMNNCPHCGATIKENYKLCSACGTILINLSTETTAHINLLRKKIESDPKDVNLRVELGSLYQKNGLLYEALDEYKIAIGIDPNNFDAHSKSALIYLKLNDLHNAESAFHSALHIKPDSEESLIGLFRVYYLQNKTIEAITIGEKVVKIKPESVEFHMLMKNLYKQKGDKEKTFSELQKLEQLVPDNEQVIKEIVQYFTDQNDMEGLAKYYQKMEEMNIEDTKLGMAIGKYYYENGNYEKATEMLNKLLTKEGITDEMRTMILTYLTFASFAKNNLTEAENFVLKIQEPFDRIDEQSRKKLALILSKIGTNKINNNKKREAISFFERAIKCDPDNKQYQEILSKIRTEILAAQRNFIKKALLIAGSAVAVYIIVILLWNFTRNRIIINIEPTTDLTILIDGRRMELVNRKIGVYETPELFMGSHIIDIEKEGYEKWQAKVNLRFGKNTVISASLVPIYGVFQINSQPESADVYLDGMLVGKTPYISENIQAIPHKLELRMPGYQIFTSDIKLVSGETLDLGIIILKNLVGNWKGKIGHDGISYNASFKMTVNQKDGQIKIKYFHQPKNEMTYSGEINGVISKNDFLADGNVNCKERNVFYWTTTKKRVILKGKISDDWERIEGKHYAEGLGEKDWWAVREEQ, encoded by the coding sequence GTGGCCGAGTTTACTCGGCTTTTTAAATATTTGCAGACCAAGGTCTGCCACTACAAATCTTACGAAAAGATTTTATTGAAACTAAAGAAACCATTCTATAAAGTTGGAAAGAAGTCAGTTTTAACCGCCCTTGACATATTATATAATGTTTATATACTTATTATATGGGGTTTGATCTCCAAAAAGGTAGGGGTTATGAATAATTGTCCACATTGTGGCGCAACAATAAAAGAAAATTATAAATTATGCAGTGCCTGCGGTACAATCCTGATAAACCTCAGTACTGAAACCACTGCCCATATAAATCTTTTAAGGAAAAAAATTGAATCAGACCCAAAAGATGTAAATTTACGGGTTGAACTTGGAAGTCTTTATCAAAAAAATGGGCTCCTTTATGAAGCACTTGATGAATATAAAATTGCAATAGGAATAGACCCAAATAATTTTGATGCCCATAGCAAATCCGCATTAATTTATCTTAAACTAAATGACCTGCACAATGCCGAATCTGCGTTCCATTCAGCGTTACATATCAAACCTGATTCTGAAGAATCACTCATTGGTCTGTTTCGTGTATATTATCTGCAAAACAAAACTATTGAAGCGATTACTATTGGTGAGAAGGTCGTCAAAATCAAACCCGAGAGTGTAGAGTTCCATATGTTGATGAAAAATCTTTACAAACAAAAGGGCGATAAAGAAAAGACATTTTCAGAATTACAGAAATTAGAGCAACTTGTTCCTGATAATGAACAGGTGATAAAAGAAATTGTCCAGTATTTTACCGACCAGAACGATATGGAAGGACTTGCCAAATATTATCAAAAAATGGAGGAGATGAATATAGAAGATACAAAACTGGGCATGGCGATTGGAAAATATTATTATGAAAATGGCAATTATGAAAAGGCAACCGAGATGCTTAATAAGTTATTAACTAAAGAAGGAATTACTGATGAAATGCGAACTATGATACTGACCTATTTGACATTTGCAAGTTTTGCCAAGAATAATCTTACTGAAGCAGAAAATTTTGTATTAAAGATACAAGAACCATTTGATAGAATAGATGAACAATCACGCAAAAAATTAGCTTTGATTCTCTCAAAGATTGGCACAAATAAAATAAATAATAACAAAAAGAGAGAAGCAATATCTTTCTTTGAAAGGGCAATTAAATGTGATCCCGATAATAAACAATATCAGGAAATTCTAAGCAAGATAAGAACCGAAATTTTAGCCGCACAGAGAAATTTTATTAAAAAGGCATTGCTAATCGCTGGCAGTGCAGTTGCGGTTTATATCATCGTGATATTATTATGGAATTTCACACGCAATAGAATTATAATAAATATTGAACCCACAACTGACTTAACAATCTTAATTGACGGAAGGCGAATGGAATTGGTAAATAGAAAAATTGGTGTTTATGAGACACCGGAACTTTTCATGGGGTCTCATATTATTGATATTGAAAAAGAAGGGTATGAAAAATGGCAGGCAAAAGTAAATCTTAGATTCGGGAAAAATACTGTGATTAGTGCAAGCCTTGTTCCAATCTATGGTGTATTTCAGATAAATTCTCAACCCGAGAGTGCAGATGTCTATCTTGATGGAATGCTCGTTGGCAAAACACCCTATATATCAGAAAATATACAGGCAATTCCACATAAACTTGAATTGAGAATGCCGGGTTATCAAATATTCACGAGTGATATAAAGCTCGTTTCAGGCGAGACGCTTGACCTTGGAATTATTATCCTTAAAAATCTTGTCGGTAATTGGAAAGGAAAGATCGGACATGATGGAATTTCGTATAATGCTTCTTTTAAAATGACGGTAAATCAAAAAGATGGTCAGATTAAAATAAAATATTTTCACCAGCCAAAAAATGAGATGACTTATAGTGGTGAGATAAATGGGGTGATATCAAAGAATGATTTTCTTGCTGATGGTAATGTAAATTGTAAGGAACGAAATGTGTTTTACTGGACCACAACAAAAAAGAGGGTTATTTTAAAAGGAAAAATTTCTGATGATTGGGAGCGCATTGAAGGCAAGCATTATGCCGAAGGCCTTGGTGAAAAAGATTGGTGGGCAGTTAGGGAGGAACAATAG
- a CDS encoding flavodoxin family protein produces MKRKKYVIGIIGSPRKNGNTSVTIHNILKTASLKGALIEKIFLNELKIKPCQGCDYCKSHKNCKTKDDFQKVIEKIKKATGVIIGSPIYFGTISAQTKIFIDRLYSLFDKDFNNKLKGRRKGAFVLVWAASDKGYAQKRKPTIELLESVLKSPLNAEIIGKIVRGGISSIGDAAKNEKLMRTAQRIGNRIV; encoded by the coding sequence ATGAAAAGAAAAAAATATGTAATTGGAATAATAGGTAGTCCAAGAAAAAATGGTAATACATCAGTTACTATACATAATATCTTAAAAACTGCATCTTTAAAAGGAGCATTGATTGAAAAGATTTTTCTTAATGAGTTAAAAATAAAACCCTGTCAGGGATGTGATTATTGCAAAAGCCACAAAAATTGTAAAACAAAAGATGATTTTCAGAAAGTCATAGAGAAAATCAAAAAAGCAACTGGAGTAATCATTGGATCACCAATTTATTTTGGTACAATCTCTGCCCAGACAAAAATCTTTATAGACAGATTGTATTCGCTCTTTGATAAAGACTTCAACAATAAATTAAAGGGGAGGAGAAAAGGTGCATTTGTCCTTGTATGGGCAGCAAGTGACAAAGGTTATGCACAAAAAAGAAAACCAACTATTGAACTGCTCGAATCTGTTCTTAAATCACCTTTGAATGCAGAAATTATTGGAAAGATAGTTAGAGGCGGCATAAGTTCCATCGGTGATGCTGCTAAAAATGAGAAATTAATGAGAACTGCTCAAAGAATTGGAAACAGAATAGTTTGA
- a CDS encoding HypC/HybG/HupF family hydrogenase formation chaperone, translating into MCLAVVGRIEKIDGDMAIAEIMGVRKEISIVLTPEVKVGDYVMIHAGFAINPIDEKEAKETERLLREVAKYS; encoded by the coding sequence ATGTGTTTAGCGGTTGTTGGTAGAATAGAAAAAATTGATGGAGATATGGCAATTGCTGAAATTATGGGTGTGCGTAAGGAGATATCTATTGTGCTCACACCTGAAGTTAAGGTAGGGGATTATGTTATGATCCATGCGGGTTTTGCGATAAATCCGATAGATGAAAAAGAGGCTAAAGAGACTGAAAGACTTTTGAGAGAAGTGGCAAAATACTCATAA